Proteins encoded in a region of the Anopheles aquasalis chromosome 2, idAnoAquaMG_Q_19, whole genome shotgun sequence genome:
- the LOC126581657 gene encoding uncharacterized protein LOC126581657: MKAAPLLKLWIYTLLLTAVSSETVPTQASTLPDPVCGQMSQMLDNCFRNSTPSIAVELLHSVKIPDSAEEISNRCLLFNRGMECVQHYLNICVEKQERTIIENEVYGAKQLYEFLCRDRSFQKEFLQHKACFQIVHNDWDACSSKFVSILKEEISKTTAQSRNVHYMHFCCARYGYENCVFNSARYKCKHDSAVFLRTVAKLLSTDRHFLNCDKIEQLVCSSGTRTVRRWTTRSVELVGVIGLFFLANRLSLALR; this comes from the exons ATGAAGGCTGCTCCTCTTCTTAAACTTTGGATATACACTCTGCTGCTGACAGCCGTGAGCAGTG AGACCGTGCCAACGCAGGCGAGCACTTTACCGGATCCGGTCTGCGGTCAGATGTCACAAATGCTGGACAACTGTTTCCGCAATTCCACCCCCTCGATCGCCGTTGAGCTGCTGCACTCGGTCAAAATACCCGACTCGGCGGAGGAAATTAGTAACCGTTGCCT CCTGTTCAACCGGGGCATGGAATGTGTGCAGCACTACTTGAACATCTGCGTGGAGAAGCAGGAGCGGACCATCATCGAGAACGAGGTGTACGGTGCCAAGCAGCTGTACGAGTTTCTCTGCCGAGATCGCTCCTTCCAGAAAG AGTTCCTGCAACACAAGGCGTGCTTTCAGATTGTGCACAACGATTGGGACGCTTGTTCGAGCAAATTCGTTAGCATCCTGAAGGAGGAAATATCGAAAACGACAGCACAATCGAGAAACGTACATTACATGCACTTTTGCTG TGCCCGGTACGGCTACGAGAACTGCGTCTTCAACAGTGCCCGGTACAAGTGCAAGCATGATTCGGCGGTATTTCTGCGCACCGTCGCTAAGCTCCTGTCCACCGATAGACACTTCCTAAACTGTGATAAGATCGAGCAGTTGGTGTGCTCGAGCGGAACGAGAACCGTACGCCGTTGGACCACTCGATCGGTGGAGCTGGTGGGCGTGATTGGCTTGTTCTTTTTAGCTAACCGGCTGTCACTAGCATTGCGATAG